A window of Trichoderma atroviride chromosome 3, complete sequence contains these coding sequences:
- a CDS encoding uncharacterized protein (EggNog:ENOG41) — protein sequence MMEPSISTLEPQRGYTTSFFGRFGGENSHAGLHAESENKGGEQTSNPIWNNQQNEPGGDPTARDVGPSQIPPVPAASYAESIHSKDFSSSTSTLTELVKFESESESTLSESEPEMPTSKTGLEKSSQLLAASLWGEAYDDLKSQEPNQLKRYEDTIKLWLEEDSETSMLHQLSVRRPLEDGPPADPLQWKQQISGIVTACLNMHPDGNGPTKTTDNKEAGSQPGVQAIMQLAHPSVPSSILPWLGMWLCLQYLDYHEFKSEKASGISHVLSRLTWYNFLPKLLDGKGQGGTQERLLRGRIRELYKAILVYQIRLVCSQRNEDAQISLAKANQDLTFNNADLSVTEIVNAEKALECFLGVCIENQIRSFTHSHIGHRGATAVNHMQKDSPLINDETRGDMLLGDLSAVDRQQHHRGFRSARTKALIPLYEQLYQWISSLNEYNLFEANEVRMLWIVGALGTGKSIYMSAIMWAHSRRENKTFSPLFLSFSRNGNGQQKPENAASAIKSLIYAILKEQSCLVDLLVDGLKHIGRGHLSHANDFYALSLILKKMVGDERFQPTLILIDGVDEIKGDGTEFNRFLELARTTMSLSSKIKWLLSADNLPLSDEASMGLDISLDQNYSGNLTIFNAYYIPFKVGELAQYGSYGEQLRLQLTELLRNLSLGNFFWADVVCEFVIQTDSWHARHILQELLDYQKSLNSKVCPYSFMIDNINRLPFGDNNYCLKILGAMAETYYPIKLAELKVLVNLPPEVNIERLITTRCFSFLEVCCGSVCFTHRSARDFYIGYVNESSAQRHRWIVKNCLLFLSQWLNLPAGDDLHEQRATYLTIPTYYPTVCWIQHLVHVIDDEEIRDQAIDMMTANLLKWADVLASLDWLSRACCLILDLEADLKKELETRMKNGSGDLEIAYIQSYISHVCEARKFLNFHKSMESPAIFGAKNTLLFCPRNSTTRKQFLHQEMPQLAISPNIDSNWNPIVHVLRVQYDKVRCCAYSHDGQYVASGSSDSLIRIWDAKTGKIQYISQTIYAYISHLAISSRGLIAISFLRSIVIWNFKNEFFQPATSSTTLNGFSGERVSCISFSNDGRRFAAAVGEQIKIWDTSTHSIIVSQEVAYQDSLISGLAFSNDDALLVSASGNRISLCKLMEEPAQNVNNKAVDGAVNTVGKAIGNSLVLRKKKFFFLPKHLGLAFHVAFSPNSKYIATIAGDVIYIWDVRSRKKPSILIGHESGINAIAFSPDGSCLASASRDGTVRIWEAPWDDDHKQAQLILRGHSSEVDNLSFSPLESEKHVVSCSADHTLCIWDYGRHEVERVARASIDVGGEVDQRVPGHKTPISCLALSRDGKVVASGSKDGLICLWGGDIGSFRGQLREHRKKNHITRVFA from the exons ATGATGGAGCCCAGCATCTCTACATTGGAGCCTCAGCGCGGGTATACTACATCCTTCTTTGGACGTTTTGGAGGAGAAAATTCCCACGCAGGTTTACACGCCGAAAGCGAAAATAAAGGCGGGGAGCAAACTTCGAACCCCATCTGGAACAACCAACAAAATGAGCCTGGTGGTGATCCGACCGCACGCGACGTTGGACCATCGCAAATACCACCAGTCCCCGCTGCTTCTTATGCCGAAAGCATCCATTCCAAAGATTTCTCATCTTCTACCTCTACCCTCACAGAATTGGTCAAATTCGAAAGCGAATCGGAGAGTACTCTTTCAGAGTCTGAACCTGAAATGCCGACATCCAAGACAGGTTTGGAGAAATCATCCCAGTTGCTAGCTGCCAGCCTCTGGGGCGAAGCATATGACGATCTCAAATCACAGGAGCCGAACCAGCTGAAGAGATACGAAGACACCATCAAACTATGGCTAGAAGAAGATTCAGAAACTTCTATGCTGCATCAGCTCTCAGTTAGAAGGCCCCTAGAAGACGGCCCTCCAGCAGATCCTCTGCAATGGAAGCAGCAAATTAGTGGAATCGTTACCGCATGTCTTAACATGCACCCAGATGGCAATGGTCCCACCAAGACGACCGATAACAAAGAAGCAGGGTCTCAACCTGGAGTACAAGCAATCATGCAACTGGCACATCCCAGTGTACCTAGCTCTATTCTACCGTGGCTAGGAATGTGGCTATGCCTACAG TATCTTGATTATCATGAATTCAAATCAGAAAAGGCCTCGGGAATCAGTCATGTTTTATCCCGACTGACGTGGTACAATTTCCTCCCCAAACTCCTCGacggaaaaggccaaggaggcacACAAGAACGGCTGCTCAGAGGGCGAATACGCGAGCTCTACAAAGCAATTTTGGTTTACCAAATTCGCCTTGTTTGCTCCCAGCGAAATGAAGACGCGCAGATTTCCCTTGCCAAAGCCAATCAAGACTTGACCTTCAACAATGCCGATTTGAGCGTGACCGAAATTGTGAATGCAGAGAAGGCACTGGAATGTTTTCTTGGAGTTTGCATCGAGAACCAAATACGGAGCTTCACCCATTCTCACATTGGTCATAGGGGTGCTACTGCAGTGAACCATATGCAGAAGGATAGCCCACTGATCAATGATGAGACAAGAGGGGATATGTTGTTAGGCGACCTCTCTGCAGTGGACCGACAACAGCATCATCGAGGTTTTAGGAGCGCGAGAACAAAGGCTCTGATTCCGCTATACGAACAGCTCTACCAATGGATATCTTCGTTGAATGAGTACAATTTATTTGAGGCAAATGAAGTTCGCATGCTATGGATCGTTGGGGCTCTAGGCACTGGCAAGTCGATCTATATGTCAGCCATTATGTGGGCTCACTCTCGGCGAGAAAACAAAACCTTTTCCCCATTATTCTTGTCGTTCTCAAGGAATGGTAACGGACAGCAGAAGCCAGAAAATGCTGCATCCGCGATCAAGAGTCTCATTTACGCAATACTAAAGGAACAGAGCTGCTTAGTTGATCTTTTGGTCGACGGGCTCAAACACATAGGCAGAGGACATCTCTCCCATGCGAATGACTTTTATGCCCTTTCCCTAATTCTCAAGAAAATGGTTGGGGATGAAAGATTTCAGCCTACTCTGATTCTTattgatggtgttgacgaAATTAAAGGAGACGGCACTGAGTTCAATCGCTTCTTGGAGCTAGCGAGAACTACCATGAGCCTCTCATCTAAAATTAAATGGCTACTATCGGCTGACAACTTGCCATTATCGGATGAGGCAAGCATGGGACTAGACATAAGCCTCGATCAGAACTACTCCGGGAACCTAACAATCTTCAACGCCTATTATATCCCTTTCAAAGTCGGAGAACTTGCACAGTATGGAAGCTACGGTGAGCAATTGCGACTTCAGCTAACGGAATTGTTACGGAACCTATCGCTCGGAAACTTCTTCTGGGCAGATGTAGTATGCGAATTCGTTATACAGACAGACTCATGGCACGCTCGGCATATTCTTCAAGAGTTACTGGATTATCAAAAGTCTCTCAACTCCAAGGTTTGCCCATATTCTTTCATGATAGATAATATCAACAGGCTACCATTCGGAGACAACAACTACTGCTTGAAAATTCTTGGAGCAATGGCCGAGACTTATTACCCTATCAAACTTGCAGAGCTCAAAGTGCTCGTGAATCTACCGCCAGAGGTTAACATTGAGAGATTGATCACAACCCGCTGCTTCTCGTTTCTAGAAGTATGCTGTGGCTCGGTATGCTTCACACATCGCTCAGCCAGAGACTTTTACATTGGTTATGTGAATGAGTCGTCGGCTCAACGGCACCGATGGATAGTCAAAAATtgcctcctttttctctcccaatGGCTTAACCTGCCTGCAGGTGACGACTTGCATGAACAGCGAGCCACATATTTGACGATACCTACCTACTATCCTACAGTTTGTTGGATCCAGCATCTTGTTCATGtaattgatgatgaagagataAGGGACCAGGCGATCGATATGATGACCGCAAACCTCTTGAAGTGGGCAGATGTGTTGGCCTCATTAGATTGGTTGTCTCGGGCTTGCTGTTTGATTCTTGACCTGGAGGCAGATCTCAAG AAAGAATTGGAAACCAGAATGAAAAATGGCAGCGGGGATTTAGAAATCGCTTATATCCAGAGCTATATTAGCCATGTTTGCGAAGCACGAAAGTTCCTAAACTTCCACAAGTCCATGGAAAGTCCGGCCATATTTGGAGCCAAAAatactcttcttttctgccctCGCAACAGCACGACGCGAAAACAATTTCTTCACCAAGAGATGCCACAATTGGCAATCTCACCAAATATCGACAGCAATTGGAATCCCATTGTACATGTTCTCCGAGTACAATACGACAAGGTTCGCTGCTGTGCCTATTCACACGATGGCCAATATGTAGCCTCTGGGTCTAGTGACTCTTTGATTCGCATTTGGGATGCAAAAACGGGCAAAATCCAGTACATTTCCCAAACGATCTACGCCTACATAAGCCATTTAGCTATTTCTTCTCGCGGTCTCATCGCCATTTCATTTCTAAGAAGCATTGTCATCTGGAATTTTAAAAATGAGTTTTTTCAACCGGCAACAAGTAGCACAACTCTGAATGGGTTTTCTGGGGAACGTGTGAGCTgcatcagcttctccaatGACGGACGCAGGTTCGCTGCGGCAGTGGGCGAACAAATCAAGATTTGGGACACGTCGACCCACTCCATAATCGTTTCGCAAGAAGTTGCCTACCAAGACTCTCTGATTAGCGGATTGGCATTTTCTAATGATGATGCCCTGCTTGTCTCGGCGTCTGGAAATCGTATATCCCTCTGCAAGCTGATGGAGGAGCCGGCACAGAATGTAAACAACAAGGCAGTGGATGGTGCGGTAAACACAGTGGGAAAAGCCATCGGAAACTCCCTAGTattgagaaaaaagaaattcttttttctacCAAAGCATCTGGGATTGGCTTTTCATGTGGCCTTTTCGCCCAACTCGAAATACATTGCTACCATAGCCGGCGATGTCATCTACATATGGGACGTACGATCCCGTAAAAAACCAAGCATTCTCATCGGGCATGAATCCGGCATCAACGCAATCGCCTTCTCTCCCGACGGTTCTTGCCTGGCATCTGCGTCAAGGGATGGAACGGTCAGGATCTGGGAGGCCCCTTGGGACGATGATCATAAGCAAGCTCAATTGATATTACGCGGACACTCTTCCGAAGTTGACAACCTATCTTTTTCCCCATTGGAGTCCGAGAAACATGTCGTCAGTTGCTCCGCAGACCATACACTTTGTATCTGGGACTATGGCCGGCATGAGGTAGAAAGGGTTGCTAGAGCATCGATCGACGTTGGTGGAGAGGTTGACCAACGGGTTCCAGGCCATAAAACACCCATATCAtgcttggccttgtcaagAGATGGCAAGGTTGTTGCCTCGGGTTCGAAAGACGGCTTGATCTGCCTCTGGGGTGGGGATATAGGGAGCTTTCGAGGCCAACTTCGTGAACaccgcaaaaaaaatcacatCACTAGAGTTTTCGCATGA
- a CDS encoding uncharacterized protein (EggNog:ENOG41), with protein sequence MVWSAVFSPDGNFVASGCDDRMVRVWDMQRLVHESSNNEASNDDINYNYSHKLQGHTTFVTSVVFSKDGRYIAAGGRDGRVLYWDLVLQEPGSGAIQSMKVLAQKKQFGSDILSLVFNSDASSLIACSSNQIWIWDTATGQEATAKCSVPLHTLQLNPAYPEYVVTGVGPILIKDIQEFDLVNTTPTAWCPYSFTNFEDHIVRGIIWHTPGSVTWQGKEVFYLPKLYRGGVAQVRDHSVIVGCESGRLLFFRFKEDASFDNWP encoded by the coding sequence ATGGTATGGTCTGCCGTCTTCTCGCCAGACGGCAATTTCGTGGCATCGGGGTGCGATGATAGAATGGTGCGCGTGTGGGACATGCAGCGTCTAGTCCACGAGAGCAGCAATAATGAGGCGAGTAACGATGACATCAACTACAACTATAGCCACAAACTCCAAGGCCATACCACTTTCGTCACGTCAGTTGTATTTTCCAAGGATGGGAGGTACATCGCGGCTGGTGGCCGCGACGGCAGAGTTCTATACTGGGACCTTGTACTGCAGGAACCCGGGAGTGGCGCCATCCAATCAATGAAGGTCCTCGCGCAAAAAAAGCAGTTTGGCAGTGATATACTCTCATTGGTCTTCAATTCTGATGCAAGCAGCCTTATTGCTTGCTCTTCCAACCAAATCTGGATCTGGGATACCGCGACAGGCCAGGAAGCTACAGCAAAGTGCAGCGTTCCACTCCATACTTTGCAGCTCAATCCTGCCTATCCTGAGTATGTGGTGACAGGGGTAGGTCCGATCCTCATCAAGGATATCCAAGAGTTTGATTTGGTGAATACGACACCTACGGCATGGTGCCCATATAGTTTCACTAACTTTGAGGACCATATCGTGAGGGGCATCATTTGGCATACCCCTGGGAGCGTCACTTGGCAGGGCAAGGAGGTTTTCTATTTGCCAAAGTTGTATCGTGGAGGCGTTGCACAAGTGCGAGATCATAGTGTTATTGTTGGATGTGAATCAGGGCGACTGCTATTCTTTAGATTCAAGGAGGATGCGAGTTTCGACAATTGGCCGTAG
- a CDS encoding 60S ribosomal protein eL32, which produces MVAAKKHVPIVKKHKASFNRHQSDRFDRVGASWRKPKGIDGRVRRRFRGTIRMPKIGYGSNKKTRFLTPSGHKAFLVNNVKDLELLLMHNRTHAAEIASAVSSRKRIDIISRAKQIGVKVTNAKAKVTTEV; this is translated from the exons ATGGTCGCCGCCAAGAAGCACGTCCCCATCGTCAAGAAGC ACAAGGCTTCTTTCAACCGTCACCAGAGTGACCGGTTCGACCGTGTCGGTGCCAGCTGGAGAAAGCCCAAGGGTATCGATGGCCGTGTCCGCAGACGCTTCCGCGGTACCATCCGTATGCCCAAG ATCGGCTACGGCTCCAACAAGAAGACCCGTTTCTTGACTCCCTCCGGCCACAAGGCTTTCCTCGTCAACAACGTCAAGgaccttgagctgctgttgatgcacAACCGAACCCACGCTGCCGA GATCGCCAGCGCCGTCTCATCCCGAAAGCGAATTGACATCATCTCCCGCGCCAAGCAGATCGGTGTCAAGGTCACAaacgccaaggccaaggtcacCACCGAGGTCTAA
- a CDS encoding uncharacterized protein (EggNog:ENOG41), with translation MDAEHCTSLDDIGQSEPLPLDLYHIDNHPSTVGSGSLKSYEAKEGGGAVFARQKSGHAITVERLLWVDGWRETTIEPTIDGDKTVHGQEMTLVVLKLVLASSDAKRKFSRAEITVAFEDPEAGGANEPRVEAWAPFSSRERWNASQAQRTKADKKDGHASLGYSGVEVSGGWSRESTISWDQVAFDQGAAYAHISDTTRNRNGVTWSLQQNKLENAGVSPELWATVLLSRPTAEPYLVKFCIDASVGTMEDVANKTKKFFGLNPDKTKPFLVTPWKSVVCNYEGKDIEKCIDVNNLGKLIDQRTNTQLNVRWGPDHHIDVPMPSVSQQAWGRLKMAEAEAEAEAEAESLANNKTAKENALPTPFSTASPAAATQEPDLVSVPSFADATTSAPGLPQAQVSQLCLPPLVVGWQNACPHSPTTNADATRVTELESRMTQLEGRLAGQDVLILQLQRALLNQEA, from the coding sequence ATGGATGCGGAACATTGTACAAGCTTGGACGACATTGGTCAGTCGGAGCCGCTTCCCTTGGATCTCTACCACATCGACAATCATCCAAGCACCGTCGGATCAGGCTCTCTCAAGTCGtacgaggccaaggagggcggcggcgcagtTTTTGCCCGCCAAAAGTCGGGGCATGCCATAACGGTGGAACGGCTGCTTTGGGTAGACGGATGGAGAGAGACAACTATCGAACCAACCATTGATGGGGACAAGACTGTGCACGGGCAGGAGATGACGCTCGTCGTTCTCAAGCTCGTGCTTGCTTCGAGTGATGCCAAAAGGAAGTTTTCACGGGCAGAGATCACCGTTGCATTTGAAGACCCAGAGGCAGGGGGCGCAAACGAGCCCAGAGTGGAGGCCTGGGCGCCTTTCTCCAGTCGAGAGAGGTGGAATGCGTCACAGGCCCAGCGCACAAAGGCTGATAAGAAAGACGGGCACGCCAGCCTCGGCTATTCCGGCGTCGAGGTGTCTGGTGGCTGGAGCCGGGAGAGCACCATCTCGTGGGATCAGGTGGCTTTCGACCAAGGAGCAGCCTATGCGCACATCAGCGACACCACTCGGAATCGCAACGGCGTGACCTGGTCGCTCCAGCAGAACAAACTCGAGAACGCCGGTGTCAGCCCGGAACTCTGGGCCACGGTCCTCTTGTCGCGACCAACGGCGGAACCGTATCTGGTCAAGTTCTGCATCGACGCGAGCGTGGGCACCATGGAGGACGTTGCaaacaagaccaagaagTTCTTTGGCTTGAACCCGGACAAGACCAAGCCGTTCCTGGTGACGCCGTGGAAGAGCGTGGTCTGCAACTATGAGGGCAAGGATATCGAGAAATGCATCGATGTCAACAACCTGGGGAAGCTGATAGACCAGCGTACCAATACGCAGCTGAACGTGAGATGGGGGCCGGACCACCACATTGACGTCCCAATGCCATCCGTCAGTCAGCAGGCTTGGGGAAGACTGAAAatggcagaggcagaggcagaggcagaggcagaggcagagagccTGGCCAACAACAAGACCGCCAAAGAGAATGCGTTGCCAACGCCATTTTCAACGGCCTCACCAGCAGCTGCCACGCAAGAGCCAGATCTTGTGTCCGTGCCATCCTTTGCCGATGCTACTACCTCTGCCCCTGGTCTGCCGCAAGCGCAAGTGTCTCAATTGTGCCTGCCGCCTCTGGTCGTTGGCTGGCAGAATGCTTGTCCCCATTCCCCAACCACCAATGCCGACGCGACTCGTGTCACAGAATTAGAATCACGCATGACACAGCTAGAGGGTCGACTTGCTGGACAAGATGTTCTGAtactgcagctgcagcgtgCGTTGCTTAATCAAGAAGCCTAG